The Pyrus communis chromosome 2, drPyrComm1.1, whole genome shotgun sequence genome includes a window with the following:
- the LOC137722102 gene encoding disease resistance protein RUN1-like has translation MNMASSSSSSSSSSSAAAPADAAVTKKYDVFISFRGEDTRRTFTSHLHAALLEKKITTYVDDKLKRGDEIAPALLKAIEKSRLSVIIFSKNYASSPWCLDELVHILECKEKHGQLVIPIFYDTLPSDVRKQRGSYALDPLEQGFENSIGKVRKWMDALTNAANTSGFDSKNSGIGKVRKWRDALTNAANTSGFDSKNYGTDADLVKKVVEDILTQLCHESSCDLQGLVGIESRIEQIESLLDIHSQDACINVGIWGMGGMGKTTLAEAVFNKLSSKFEACCFLRNVREREQKDGLQHLQNTLLSQILKEEGLSIGSTFVRDRLSRTNVLIVLDDVSDSMQMEGLVGNRLRFGNGSRIIITSRNRGTLRQTVEEDKIYEVGRLKPDDALQLFCSRAFKNSRIIDYKGLAEKAMHYAGGIPLALILLGSSFLNCKSKEDLEDELDKLKQFPNENIQRVLRLSYDGLGRNEKEIFLDIACFHKGHGVDEVKQLLDVRGFYATVGIRILIDMSFISIGSRWERETIEMHDLLEEMGRTIVQEQCIEDSGKRSRLFNDEDVYHVLKSNTETSNVEAIFLTSYNIAELPLKRVDFKVMSNLRLLVVYGGYKFNASIDLPNSLRYLEWWGYPLEYLPSNFSPENLVELHMPNSKVKKLWKEEKRLVNLQVIDLHDSTNLTEVPNLSGSLNIVNINLSGCESLVEIPGCFQHLDKLTHLHLRFCTSLKYLPKMPRNIKYLDLHYAGIKELPESQHLHKLTHLDLACCMNLKYLPEMPGNIEYLDLHFSGIEELPESVWSNENISYLDIRDCYRLEKNGKFNQAASILM, from the exons ATGAatatggcttcttcttcttcttcttcttcttcttcttcatccgcTGCTGCTCCTGCTGATGCTGCTGTTACAAAAAAGTACGATGTGTTCATTAGTTTCAGAGGTGAGGACACCCGCCGTACTTTTACCAGCCATCTTCACGCTGCCTTACTTGAGAAAAAAATCACAACCTACGTTGATGACAAGCTTAAGAGAGGAGATGAAATCGCACCAGCCCTTCTCAAAGCAATCGAAAAATCACGGCTTTCGGTgatcattttctcaaaaaactACGCTTCTTCCCCGTGGTGTTTGGATGAGCTTGTGCATATCCTAGAATGCAAAGAAAAACATGGCCAGTTGGTTATACCAATTTTTTACGACACCCTTCCATCGGATGTACGAAAACAACGGGGGAGTTATGCACTTGATCCACTTGAACAAGGTTTCGAGAACAGTATCGGCAAGGTGCGCAAGTGGATGGATGCTTTGACAAATGCAGCAAATACATCTGGCTTTGATTCAAAAAATTCTGG TATCGGCAAGGTGCGCAAGTGGAGGGATGCTTTGACAAATGCAGCAAATACATCTGGCTTTGATTCAAAAAATTATGG GACGGATGCTGATTTGGTTAAGAAAGTTGTAGAGGATATTTTGACCCAATTGTGTCATGAATCATCATGCGATTTACAGGGCCTAGTTGGAATTGAAAGCCGCATCGAGCAAATTGAATCGCTATTAGACATTCATTCACAGGATGCTTGCATCAATGTTGGTATTTGGGGAATGGGTGGTATGGGCAAGACCACCCTTGCTGAAGCCGTGTTTAACAAACTCTCTTCTAAATTCGAAGCATGTTGTTTTCTTAGAAATGTTAGGGAGAGAGAACAAAAAGATGGGCTACAACACTTGCAAAATACACTTCTCAGTCAAATATTAAAGGAAGAAGGTCTATCCATAGGATCAACTTTTGTTCGAGATAGGCTTAGCCGTACAAACGTCCTtattgttcttgatgatgtgagTGATTCAATGCAAATGGAAGGTTTAGTTGGCAATCGTCTTCGGTTTGGCAATGGAAGTAGAATCATTATCACAAGTAGAAATAGAGGCACACTTAGGCAAACTGTTGAAGAGGATAAAATCTACGAGGTTGGGAGATTAAAACCGGATGACGCTCTTCAGCTCTTTTGTTCGCGTGCTTTCAAGAATTCTCGTATAATAGATTATAAGGGGTTGGCAGAAAAGGCGATGCATTATGCCGGAGGCATTCCTTTAGCTCTTATACTTCTTGGATCCTCATTCCTAAATTGCAAGAGCaaagaagacttggaagatgaATTGGACAAATTGAAACAATTTCCCAATGAAAATATCCAGAGAGTGTTGAGATTAAGTTATGATGGATTGGGAAGAAATGAGAAGGAGATATTTTTGGATATAGCATGTTTTCATAAAGGGCATGGTGTGGATGAGGTAAAACAATTGTTAGATGTTCGTGGATTCTATGCGACGGTCGGAATTAGAATTCTCATTGATATGTCTTTCATATCAATTGGTTCAAGATGGGAACGGGAAACCATCGAGATGCATGATCTGCTTGAAGAAATGGGAAGGACAATTGTTCAAGAACAATGCATTGAAGATTCCGGTAAGCGGAGTAGGTTGTTCAACGATGAGGATGTTTATCATGTATTGAAAAGTAACACG GAAACTTCAAATGTTGAAGCCATATTCCTTACTTCGTATAACATTGCAGAGCTACCATTGAAACGTGTAGACTTCAAAGTGATGTCTAACCTGAGATTGCTAGTTGTGTATGGTGGCTACAAATTCAACGCTTCTATAGACCTTCCCAATTCTCTTCGTTATCTTGAGTGGTGGGGATATCCATTGGAATATTTGCCGTCAAATTTTTCTCCGGAAAATCTAGTTGAGCTTCATATGCCCAATAGCAAAGTTAAGAAGCTTTGGAAAGAAGAGAag AGACTTGTGAACTTACAAGTGATTGATCTGCATGACTCTACAAATCTAACTGAAGTTCCAAATCTCTCTGGGAGTCTAAACATTGTGAACATAAATCTCTCTGGCTGTGAAAGTTTGGTTGAAATTCCTGGGTGTTTTCAACATCTTGACAAGCTTACTCATCTTCATCTTAGATTCTGCACCAGTCTCAAGTATCTTCCAAAGATGCCAAGAAATATTAAATACTTGGATTTACATTACGCTGGTATAAAGGAGTTGCCTGAATCACAACATCTCCACAAGCTTACTCATCTTGATCTTGCATGCTGCATGAATCTCAAGTATCTTCCAGAGATGCCAGGAAATATTGAATACTTGGATTTACATTTCAGTGGTATAGAGGAGTTGCCTGAATCAGTGTGGTCTAACGAAAACATTTCTTACTTGGATATAAGAGACTGCTATCGCCTTGAGAAGAATGGCAAGTTCAATCAAGCAGCTTCAATCTTAATGTAA
- the LOC137722081 gene encoding actin cytoskeleton-regulatory complex protein PAN1-like isoform X5 has product MASAQNQSANVDLFDAYFRRADLDRDGRISGNEAVAFFQGAGLAKQVLAQIWAHADQRQTGFLGQAEFYNALRLVTVAQSKRELTPEMVKAALYGPAAAKIPAPKINLAATPAPQFNSAAAAPATQGGPVTPTSSQNLGFRGPQVPPQYSSFGAAPATQGGAVTPTSSQDFEFRGPQIRSQFNSAPTATQGGPVTPTSSQNLGFRGLPPSVNVNQQNFISQDGRSIRPPVPPSSSDSQPTQGVAGPGFPSGGSVGGPQPQNSSMSNDWVGGRASGSMSGIPLQVVNKGITPSATQDVFGQATSGPTASLPPRPQAGSGIRPPGPPTKDSKPSNISGNGFAPDSSIGVDVFSATPSQPKQNFPLVSVPFSSTIVPVSAGTQSSASPSTQVGGQPQPAQSFAKANNQVSAQTSATGVSRGAGNSASSQSHLSWPRMTQTDVQKYTNIFVKVDTDRDGKITGEQARDLFLKWGLPREVLKQVWDLSDQDNDSMLSVREFCVALYLMERFREGRPLPAVLPSNVMFDLSNIFQPANNYSNAGNIAWRPASGFQQQQLMPGPGARHMAPPAGGRPPKPIAPSHAVERQQANQQKPRVPELEKHLVNQLSTEEVNSLNSKFKEATEADKKVEELEKEILDAREKIEYFRVKMQELVLYKSRCDNRLNEITERASADRREAESLAKKYEEKYKQAGDVASKLTIEEATFRDLQEKKMELYRAIVKMEQEGDGDGMLQDRVDCIQLDLDGVVKTLNERCKNYGLRGKPTTLTELPFGWQPGIQEEAADWDEDWDKFEDEGFTCVKELTLDVSNVLAPPKQKSSSVQKEKAPQVESPTTASSLKVDVKSEKPQSTDVRVVENGAAYDKNEDESAKSAPNSPFASSTVGSPSREFSDSNYGKTTDADASPRNKESQSDDHAGAGSMFSGDKGSDEPAWGTFDANDDVDSVWSFNAVNTTKVSRYCTLSFFFFFGILECVQYLFIRINSLTLCLC; this is encoded by the exons ATGGCGTCGGCTCAGAACCAATCTGCGAATGTGGATCTCTTCGATGCGTATTTCCGACGAGCAGACTTGGACCGCGATGGCCGGATTAGTGGCAATGAAGCCGTAGCTTTCTTCCAGGGCGCCGGTCTCGCCAAACAGGTCCTTGCgcag ATATGGGCACATGCAGACCAGAGGCAGACTGGATTCCTTGGTCAGGCAGAGTTTTACAATGCCCTTAGACTTGTCACTGTGGCACAAAGTAAGAGAGAACTTACGCCAGAAATGGTGAAGGCAGCATTATATGGCCCAGCTGCAGCTAAAATACCTGCACCCAAGATAAATCTTGCAGCGACTCCTGCCCCTCAGTTCAATTCTGCTGCAGCAGCACCTGCCACTCAGGGTGGTCCTGTTACTCCGACGTCCTCGCAAAATCTTGGGTTTAGGGGACCGCAAGTACCACCTCAGTATAGTTCTTTTGGAGCAGCACCTGCCACTCAGGGTGGTGCTGTCACTCCAACATCCTCCCAAGATTTTGAGTTCAGGGGACCACAAATACGATCTCAGTTTAATTCTGCTCCAACAGCGACTCAGGGCGGTCCTGTTACTCCAACATCTTCCCAGAATCTTGGGTTCAGGGGATTACCTCCAAGTGTGAATGTGAACCAGCAAAATTTCATTTCTCAAGATGGAAGGTCAATTAGGCCTCCAGTGCCTCCATCTAGTTCTGATTCCCAACCCACACAGGGTGTTGCTGGCCCAGGCTTTCCCAGTGGAGGTTCAGTGGGTGGTCCTCAACCACAAAATTCAAGCATGTCGAATGATTGGGTTGGTGGAAGGGCAAGTGGATCAATGTCCGGGATACCCTTGCAGGTTGTAAACAAAGGGATCACTCCTTCTGCAACACAAGATGTATTTGGGCAGGCAACATCAGGACCAACAGCTTCCCTACCACCTAGGCCACAGGCAGGTTCTGGGATCAGACCACCAGGACCACCGACTAAGGATTCCAAACCATCAAATATATCTGGGAATGGCTTTGCTCCCGACTCATCTATTGGAGTCGATGTGTTTTCTGCAACCCCATCTCAACCAAAGCAGAATTTTCCTCTTGTCAGTGTACCCTTCTCATCAACCATTGTGCCAGTATCTGCTGGGACCCAGTCTTCAGCTAGCCCAAGTACACAGGTTGGTGGGCAGCCTCAGCCGGCCCAATCATTTGCAAAAGCAAACAACCAGGTCTCAGCTCAGACTAGTGCTACTGGAGTTTCACGTGGAGCTGGGAACTCTGCTTCTAGTCAGTCCCATTTGTCATGGCCTAGGATGACTCAAACTGATGTTCAAAAGTACACCAATATTTTTGTGAAAGTTGACACAGATAGAGATGGGAAAATCACTGGTGAACAAGCCCGCGACCTATTCCTGAAATGGGGACTACCAAGAG AGGTTTTAAAGCAGGTGTGGGATTTATCCGATCAGGATAACGATAGCATGCTTTCTGTCAGGGAGTTTTGTGTTGCGCTATATTTGATGGAGCGGTTTAGGGAGGGACGCCCTCTTCCAGCAGTGCTACCAAGCAATGTTATGTTTGATTTATCCAATATTTTTCAACCTGCAAATAATTACTCCAATGCTGGCAATATAGCCTGGAGACCTGCATCTG GCTTTCAACAACAGCAACTGATGCCTGGTCCTGGTGCTCGGCACATGGCACCTCCAGCTGGAGGAAGGCCACCGAAGCCAATTGCTCCTTCTCATGCTGTGGAAAGGCAGCAGGCCAATCAGCAGAAACCCAGAGTACCAGAATTGGAGAAACATCTTGTAAATCAACTGAGTACGGAGGAGGTTAACTCGTTGAATTCAAAGTTCAAAGAAGCAACCGAAGCTGATAAAAAG GTAGAAGAACTGGAGAAAGAAATTTTGGATGCTAGAGAGAAAATTGAATACTTCCGGGTCAAAATGCAGGAACTT GTTTTGTACAAGAGCAGATGTGACAATCGCCTCAATGAGATCACAGAAAGGGCATCTGCTGATAGACGTGAG GCTGAGTCCCTGGCTAAGAAATATGAAGAGAAATACAAACAAGCTGGAGATGTAGCTTCCAAGTTGACTATTGAAGAAGCCACGTTTCGTGATTTACAG GAGAAGAAAATGGAGCTATACAGGGCAATTGTCAAGATGGAGCAAGAAGGTGATGGTGATGGCATGCTTCAG GATCGTGTTGATTGCATCCAATTAGATCTTGATGGGGTTGTGAAAACTCTCAATGAGCGCTGCAAGAACTACGGATTACGCGGAAAGCCTACAACATTAACTGAGCTTCCCTTTG gCTGGCAACCTGGCATCCAAGAAGAAGCTGCTGACTGGGATGAGGATTGGGATAAATTTGAAGACGAAG GATTCACTTGTGTCAAGGAGCTCACTCTTGATGTGTCAAATGTCTTGGCACCTCCAAAACAGAAATCATCATCAGTTCAGAAAGAAAAAGCTCCCCAAGTTGAGAGTCCAACAACTGCTTCTTCACTTAAAGTTGATGTTAAGTCTGAAAAGCCTCAAAGTACAGATGTGAGGGTTGTTGAAAATGGAGCAGCATATGATAAAAATGAGGACGAGTCAGCAAAAAGTGCTCCGAACAGTCCATTTGCCAGCAGTACTGTTGGAAGCCCATCTAGAGAATTTTCAGATTCTAACTACGGAAAGACAACAGATGCAGATGCCTCACCCCGTAATAAGGAATCTCAAAG TGATGATCATGCGGGTGCTGGGTCTATGTTTTCTGGTGACAAAGGTTCCGATGAACCAGCATGGGGGACATTTGACGCTAATGATGACGTTGACTCGGTGTGGAGCTTCAATGCAGTTAATACCACCAAGGTAAGCCGATATTGTAcactcagttttttttttttttttggtattttagaGTGCGTTCAGTATTTATTTATTAGAATCAATTCTTTGACCTTGTGTTTATGCTGA